In Dioscorea cayenensis subsp. rotundata cultivar TDr96_F1 chromosome 13, TDr96_F1_v2_PseudoChromosome.rev07_lg8_w22 25.fasta, whole genome shotgun sequence, the sequence tatctCTCAAAAGCATGCATTGATGGACATGACTTGATAAGATGGCTAACTGTGTTTAACCATATGCTATGTGATATGGCATCATGCTACCAAGCAAAGGAACAAATCTTAGCCACCCTAGCTAATAAATCATTTCTAGAGATATCTCTTTTAAATCTTGGTATTTTGGTTGCATCATCTTCATTATAAATGTATCAACAGAGAGTGTGTGCCTTCTCTAATAACATCtctatatttgaaatttaaaaattatcactatttaatcatttatataCAATACTTAATAATAGTTAATAatatcttataatatttaatagtaTATGATAcagtaaattttatatattatttttataaataacacTGTTAGAttataatttaacataaaattaacgtttttagatttttaaaaaataactaaatatgtacctaaaaaatttattatacatatagatttctaaacaaaattattgtCCATACTTCACAAACTCCTCTAGAGTTGCCAAAGAAttcatatataaacataaaatcaaaataaaataggaaaaatgGCAAAATAGGATGGAGCAAAACagtgaaaaaaatcaacaacaaatttaaaattatagatTTTGAGAGTAAATCATAATTTAGAGAACAAACTCCAAAGTTTTTtcataagaataaataataatataaaaatacctAATAAATCCCATATAAAGGGTTTTAATATATAGTTTATGtttaagttaaattaaattactaaacAATCGTTATTGAGGGAACAACCAAGTCTAATTGACTAGAAtggctaaaataaaaaaatgcatctTAAAAAACTAATCATATAGTAATCTACATTTAAATATAGATCAATTAGTCAATTGACTAATGTAGCCAACTTAAACCAAACTTCTTAACTGTAccacatcaaaatatatatatgacttgtATAGCACATATATTATCAAATGATTTGATAAACATCACATGATAATGTCTTGATATCTCAACTCCTTGATTTAGATTTTATGGTCATGTAATGCATATTTTATAATTGGTCTACTATATATGTATTGTTTATGCAAGGATTTCTTTTCTATTTCTTGTTTCTTAGTTCCAAGTGTATAGAAAATTGATAACAATGAATCATTATTGATGCATTATTAATATAGACAAGATAAAACCACAATGAGTAAATGCACACATGGGATAAATGTGAcctaaacaaacaaaagaagtaGGTTGTGAATTGATTTAATCTCATATCATTTTAATGTTCACAAAGAGAGTGGTCATGATAAttgaaataacaataaaaatttaatattttatcaataatatatatatatatatatatttgtgatggTAAACAGTGCTAGAACAGGGAAATATAGAAGGGTGGAAAAGAAACAAGCCATATCCAACATGCAGAGattttgtgggctccttttgaTCTTAATCAACTTTTGATTTGGACTCACTTGCATTGGATGCATGGCCAACTATTACCACTCAGTGTcaattgcaaataataataatactcttTACCAAAAGGTTTTTGATGGTTCCAATTGCATGCAAGGTAAATGCATGTTCAATTCCATTTGTATGTATTTCACATGCACagtttccttttcatttttaactcATGCCTTTTGTTTTTATGGCAATTTGTACTTTTTCTTGGTCTCTCTGTTATATCactctatatttttatttctatttttattttttaaaattaaaaacattcatTTTAATATAAAGAGCACAATAAGAGAAAAGTAAGTAATAGTAACACCCTCACCTCTTTCAATTCCTTAGAAGTACttcatatttatcaaatatccaaaatatcattaaatttttaaaattttatttttaaattaaaattaaattaaaattataaaattgcccCATTTTACCCCTTTGTCGGTGCACTTGTGCCTAAATTTGAGAAAAGAGATCTCAACTCTTTTGTGTCATTGGTGTTAGAGctatttttaatattctattaaaataaaaaagcacggaaataaaaataaaaaaactaaaaaaactaaaaaactaaaatgtgaaaaaaaagtcaaaaagatTATACTATTATAATGAGTACATAAACtgagtttttattaatttttcaaaagaataTTATAAGGATTAAAATCAtctgatatttaaatttttataattcagatgctaattttagttttgatttagttttatGATAACGGATGTTTGTATAGAATAAAGTTATAGAATTGAATCTTTGTAGCATTGTTTAATTGGTGTACATAATTTGCATATGATTATTTAACTTTTCTCAAATAAGATTAATTATTGAGATACTTAAATCAGTGAAAACAATTTCactcaaataatattatttttaaaaaatacaattatattatttgtacaTATTCAAATTactttatcaaaattttcaaaatttgtaacTAAAATGGCTACTAATTActctcttttttattaaaaatgtttatgtTAACTGATTCACACAGAGTAAGAAAAGTACTTgggattaaaaaatttataaatatttagcaTACATTTTTCCTTTTACTCATTATTCTTTCCATTCATTAAAGTTGTGCATTTAGAGAGATAATGATGGAGAATAATGCatattaacaaatttttaaggttatatttaaaaattaacccttaaattagatatatgaataaataatttgagacataaaatttttttagatatataaaaaaatagtttaagaTTCAATTAATACACGGAGCATCCCtcttaatgttttttataactatatattttaatatattttaactaGCTTGGCAGGAAATaaatttgcatatatacatGAAGACATATGTGGCCCATAATCATGAACTTGGACTAACTGTATCTTAACTTGGACAAGCCCAAATGGATCCGTTTAAATGGAAATAATGGAACATTGACACTTCGACTCAGAACGTCTTGATCCGTCACACGAGACCAATTGTtaaacctttaatttttttttattattatctttccAAGTCAAACGTTTTTATCTAGTTTAAATCAAAGAtgcagcatatatatatatatatatatataattctaggGACATCCCCACAATAGCCGTTAGATCACTCATCTAACGACTGTTGTTTCATTACTAATCCCGGAGATAGGGTTAATCaggtttatatttataataaaataaccgTTTGATGATGATCTAATGATTGTTGTGAGATATCATCTACTGATTGTTGTGGGATGTCCCTAAATTTTTACTGTACCCTAGATTACTTAAGTTTACAAGGGTATAGTAGTAATCTATCGATGTAAAGAATTGTCGgcatataaaaatttactattttatttgttatctttcaattataTGAATATCAATGACAGTGCAACCAATGAACCAACCATGTGACATGATCATGAATTTTGTTTTCTACTTTGATTTCATGGCATACATTTTTTTGGAACCCATTAACTTATTAGAAAATAACCAGTAGATTTTACATAAATGAAATTCGTGAGATTAATGCGaaatgattttctttaaaaataaaaaattaattgaaagataaaataGGGGAATTAGGTTTTGGTAGATGTAATTACTACTATACCCTcataaatattatgtttatttatatattttcatgagtaaaaattaatttgtaaattttataaaaatatggatTGATGTCAAGATGAATGTATAGTGAAtacagtaaaaaataattttcttttcataaaggttttttttatgattttttatttgcgatgtgtataaataaataaaaatgatcataatattttgtttgatgGTCCAATTCAATGTGAAAATGGTAACATGCATCTCATGTGATTTcttcataaatattattaaattcaaaagGTACATTTCTAGCCAATGTCACAACTTGAAATAAATCTCTATTCAAGCCtagaaaaatagaatataattattttaatttatagctTGAACAAAATGCAAATACCTTGTGAACCCAATGTAAGTCAACGAGAATTCATTTATACATCTAACTTTTAATCTTGCAAAtaagatttattaaataaaaataaatatcatcacaCATTATTAACTTAGACTGAAGTAATAagattatttgataatattatttacttcaaacttgaatttttatcaatattgttAATTTCAATCTATTGAAATATCAGATTTCCCCTTCAAGAGTTAGTAATATCTCTATAAACCTCCAATTAAGGAAGAGCAAAGACAAATAAGAGATACAATGGGTTTAGGTCTTGTAATATATCATTGTAGTCCCTTCAAAGTCaaatattatctttttctttcttttttattattttttcttatagaagggataaaacataattttattaacctaagagaaaaaaaattagggctcgtttggctgcaaaataaaaaaatatggtataattttattatgtaggaagtgcaagtgattattacagaaattatagcATATTCTATTTCTACAGAATAAGTGTTtgattaccaaaataaaaaaaagttacgGAGATCGACCGGTTGGCAATTAGACTACCGGTGGACCTGTGGCCGGTCGTCGGAGGTCGGCCGGAGCACCGGTGGATCGCCGGTGTGTCACCGGAGTCCAGCCGGGCGGACCACCAATGGATCGCCGGCGTGTCACCGGAGGTCGGTGGACTGGTAAATGGACCGGTGACCAGTTGCCGAAAACCTGCAGGACCACCGGTGGATGGCCGGCGTGTCACCGAAAGCCGGTGGACCGATGATTGCATCGTCGATGGACCGATGATTGGACCGTCGATGGACCGACCGGTCACCGGAGGCTGGTTAGACCGTCGGCCGGACCAGTGGCCGGTCGTCGGAGGTTGGCCGAGGTACCGGTGGACTTGTGGCTGGTTACTGgatcaaaagagagagagagagagagagactttttacaataaaaaaaaatattccaccaagagtggaatatttttttatgccataatgtctatattatgccataattttatactctaaaataagtatCCAAACAActaatatggcataattcttaaaaaattttaaaaaattatggtaTATTATacagattatgccataattctggCCTATCCAAATAGGCCTATAGTAAAAGCACCATACAAAGAAGATTTATGAACAagggaataaaaaaagagttagacagaggtaaaaaaatatttaaaaaaagcaaagacACAAATGAACAAGTACTTGCACGCAACCCTAAGAACTCAAGGCTTTGCTTTATGATGTCAAATGAACTCTCAAACTTTAGCATTTTCGTTTTATGAATTATAGAAATTCACATAAAAAAAGAGTAATGCTGTATAGAACGAAACAATCACATGAACAAGCCATATaactgatgtggctggtgacgtgtcaaattattattatttttaaattaaaaacaaatttgagAAAACCATCACCACGAATCTCTCTCTCCAATGTCGGCAGCGTTCTACGTTTCCCGAAATACCCCTCCAGCTTTCCTGAACCACACTCCGTCCTTCCCAGAATACCTCTAAAATCCATTCCCAGAACGCCCCTCTCCATCGTCTCCGCCCTCCCTCAACACCAAAACCCCATCCCTAGCTCCCCCGCTATTCCCCACCGCTTCTCCCCTGATTTGCCACGCAAGGGTGCCGATATTCTCATCGAAGACCTCAAGCTCACTGGTGTCACCAATGTCTTCGCCTACCCCGGTGGTGCCTCCATGGAGATCCACCAAGGCCTCACCTGCTCCCCAATAATTCGAAACCATCTTCTACGGCAAGAGCAAGGCGAATCCTTCGCCGCTGGGGGCTACGGCAGGGCCACCGCCTGCCCCAGCGTCTGCATCGCCACATCCGGCCTTGGCGCGACCAACCTCGTCTCCGCCCTGGTTGACGGCCTTCTCGACTCCGTCCCCGCCGTCCCTGTCACCGATCTTAGAAGAGAAGCTAGAGCACAGGTCAGTGGTGCGCAAGAGAGAGGAGCGGCAGCCAGGAGTGGGGGAGGGAAGCGGCTACCGGGAGCGGGGGAGGGAAGCGGCGGCCAGGACTGGGAGAGAGCCCCACAAGAGATAGAGAGAGtgtgatagagagagagagagagattcgTGGTGTGGTTTTGTTtactttctcaattttttttttaattttaaaaaaaaaataatttgacacgtcaccagccacatcagttgTGTGACTGGTTCGTGTGATTGCTTcactctatatagcattactgtaaaaaaaaaacaagcagtTAACTTTAAGATCCCTAAATGTCAATTTTGGAGTTATGTAGTCTCCTAAGATTAAATATCTCTCCAACGTGATTCCATATTCTCTCTGCGCGAGGTATGGAAAGGAAGATAGACTGGTAGTTCAAGCATTGAGTGACAGGGAATGCAGGTGATAATTAGAAGTTTGATGGATCTCTTGGTGGCAAGGTTGTCAAATGTGAGGACCTTGTTATTCCAAACTAGTCAattaaaaatgttgattttttgGGAGTTGTCAAAGATGCATATTAAGCTTATGGCCTTGCTTGGATTgacttcttaaaaaaaatgctttctttcattttaatagttgtgcttctgaaaaaaaaaaatgcttatgcagggtaagttaagcactttttaattttgtgtttggattagtttttttgtagaagtagaagctgtaaaaataagctaaaaaataatttttttttcagaaactgGTCATGACTAGTTTCtgaaaaaaaactgttttcagtttttttttttacaacttctgcttttgcagaaaagccaatacgaataatttttttttttaattcagaaatatttacttataaaaaaaacacttatggatttttcaaaaactaatcCAAACATGCACTATATCGAAGTTTTAAAGAGCATGATCCTACATTGATAAGGTGGGGAGGTACGAAGAGCTTCAGAAGATCTCGTGTCATAAATCTGTTGGTGCCCATCAATGGACCCCATGgctaaaccaaaataaaatggatacacaatccctgaagataAGAGACACACAAATTCTAGACATAATTGGCATCCCTATCCTTAAAATGCAGATcctaataacaatttttttttctaaacaatttcacatttatttatttatttatttttaaattaataaactatCCATTAGGATCTCAATAATGTGTATATTATCATTATGCATAAGAGTCGGGTTatcattattcaaaaataaaattatttcacaatttaaagggttttttcaaaatcattttctaggctaaaacaagaaaatctcaCTTTATATATTTCACTAATTTATCCCACTATATTAAAACCCCACCCCATCATTAATTACTTCCTCTATAAACGCCTTCTTCTCTAATCTAAAcccttaattaaaaacattaattaccaTCCTTAACCCTAAACAATCTCCATCCAAAATACTTAACAAAATTTACATGCAGATAAACACcatataacaataaaaagtaCAATTATTTCAACCGTTCATCCTCTTAATTTCCCTCaaaaagaagatatatatatatatatatatatatagaagttaaccaaataaaacatcaaaaaacaaaaagacaaaaaaaaagaagaaagaaagaaagatcgaaagagaaagaaagagtaaagaaagaaaaaaacactaacAACACACagtccacttttttttttttcctaaacttttatttcctattttttttaactcaaccATGTAAACTATCCAAGATCACCACCACCGCCACCACTCTACCCGGTGGCCGGAAACCCAAACGGCAACGGCCGGACGACGGCAGCGGAAGCAGACTCATTCCCAACAACCTTCTCATGTCTAAACCCATAATTCCTGAGCACTTGATCATCAGCAAAGTTCAAAGCTCTCATCATCCCTTCCCAACAATTCTCCCCAGAATACATCTTATTATGATCACCACTGCATGGTTGACACCCTGTGAAATGAGTTATAAAAGGTCTTCTCCAACCCTCCTTCCCAAACCTCATCTTCATCTCCTGCAAATACTTCTCTCTCACCGCCGCATTCTCCATCACCGCCACCTTCTCCGCCTTCCTCTCCTGCAACTCCGGTGACCTCTTCTCAATCTCCAAATACTTCTCCTCAATCTTATTCAACTTGCCAACAATCTCCAGCCAGTAACCCTCAAAGTAAAACTCATTCTCCAAGTAAATCTTATCACCCCACTTCTGTTTCTCATGCAAGAGAAGATAAACTAGGGCAGACTGATCATCAGACTCGTCGAAAAGCTTGTCGGAAAGGTCAGCTTTGAGGGTTTTACCCCAGGATTCATAGTGTGGAGTTTGAGGACCCATAGAAGCCCAGACGTCCATGAAGTCAAGAGACCATTGACAATTGCGGATGAGGAAAACGCCGGCGTTGAGACTGACCCAACTGCGTTTCTCGTAGACGAGATGAGGCCAGCCATGGACGACGAGGTTGTGGTTTTGGTATTTGtggagagggagagagaagTCCATGTCGGTGATGGCGGCGTCGGAGTCGACCCACCAGAGCCAGTCGGCTTCCGGGTGGGCGAGCATGGCGGAGCGGAGGAGAGGGAGCTTGGCCCAGAACTTGGGCATGAGAGGGTGGAAGAGAGCGGTGTTGTAGAAGAGATCGATGTTGTGAAGACGGCAGTAGTCGGCTTTGTTTTTGTAGAATTTTAGGAGGAGGTGGTCGCCGATGGGGTTCCGGCAAGGGGTGGGTTGTGAGCCGGTGAGCATGAGAAGAGGTTTGGAAAGAGAGGGGTTGGAGAGAAGCCATGTTTTCCGGTGAGTGTCCCAGTTTGTGATTTTGGAGTTGGAATTAGATGAAGtggttgtggtggtggtggtggtggggaaGGTGGTGGGGGAGGTGGGATTGGGGAGGAGGAAGGAGTACATGGACCAGAAGAGGAAGACAGCGAGGGCGGTGCCGCCGGCGAAGATGAGAGAGTTGGAGAAGAGGGAAGAGGCAGCCATGGATGTTGTGAATGAAGAGAAGATGAAGTTTGTATTGGGAATTTGAGATGAGGAGTTAAAAAGCGTCGGTGATTGTGTAAGAGGGTGTGGGACCCACTTTTCTGAATAGTAAAAGAGTGGGGCTTGTTATTGGGTAGATTTAAGAGGTGTGGGGTCCAGATATGTTTGGACACGTGGCGAGATGTGCGGAGAAAATGGAAAGCTGTTGCTGTCAACTTTTCTCTTCATGGTTGAATAACTTGctttacatgtgtttttgtgtactgtttatgtattttacttttaccactttacaatttttttaaaataaaatatatactgatcacaaatttatattttgatttttgggatttttttaaaGGTAAAATTATGAACCAACCTATATTTGGATcatggtaaaataaaaaataaggtaTTTGAAGTAAAATTAGGGGGGGttctaaacaaaaatatttttattaaatttaaaaaattacatgcatactctatgaaaaaattttagttttgggTTCgaatttaaatagtttttttgaaaaataataaaataatataaattattaaataattttttttaattttaaaaataatattatatataaaattaatataaaatataatttataacttCAAgactattttaataatattaatataaaattttacctTTCATTATCTACAAGACTACAAGGTTTGATAACctctatttattttacttttaatttaaataagatattattTTACCTTATGTTATCTTACTTTACAAAACACGATATCAAAAAAATGTGtcattagtaatttttttagaataatatatcaaaaataattaaatataatataattatttgttttgccattttaaataaaaatatgggcGGCTttgtatatagttttttttttattatgttttaattgtgatttaataattaaattatatttaaaaaaacacaatagttGTTAAACATGGCTTAGATCTTAATTGGGACTAAAATCATCATCGGCCGGATTAACCAAGAAATTatacttaataaattaaaaaaaaaaaaagagaaaaccaaGCAATAACtcaatataaatgaaaacataacattataaAATACTACGAGAACatggattttgtgattttgtcataaatatttataaatttaacaaGGGTTATGTCCATGGTTACTGTCTTAAACTTTGAAAGAAATTGCATCATAATTAATGAACACCCATGTGATTCATAAGATTTCATTTATGCGCTTCATGTTAATCATGCTCATCACCGAag encodes:
- the LOC120274486 gene encoding galactomannan galactosyltransferase 1-like codes for the protein MAASSLFSNSLIFAGGTALAVFLFWSMYSFLLPNPTSPTTFPTTTTTTTTSSNSNSKITNWDTHRKTWLLSNPSLSKPLLMLTGSQPTPCRNPIGDHLLLKFYKNKADYCRLHNIDLFYNTALFHPLMPKFWAKLPLLRSAMLAHPEADWLWWVDSDAAITDMDFSLPLHKYQNHNLVVHGWPHLVYEKRSWVSLNAGVFLIRNCQWSLDFMDVWASMGPQTPHYESWGKTLKADLSDKLFDESDDQSALVYLLLHEKQKWGDKIYLENEFYFEGYWLEIVGKLNKIEEKYLEIEKRSPELQERKAEKVAVMENAAVREKYLQEMKMRFGKEGWRRPFITHFTGCQPCSGDHNKMYSGENCWEGMMRALNFADDQVLRNYGFRHEKVVGNESASAAVVRPLPFGFPATG